In Candidatus Hydrogenedentota bacterium, the genomic window AATACGCCCCAAGCCCCGCACGGTCAAAGGCAAACCGTGGCCGGGGGGGATTTCCTTTGGCCGGGGGGAATGGTCGGGCGCATTTGGAGACATCGGCACGGACCTTCCCCTGCTGGTGGGCGTCATCCTGGTTTCCGGCATGGGTCCGGGGCGGGTGCTGCTGGTGTTCGGGCTGGCGCAAATCCTCTCCGGCCTGGTCTACCGCATGCCCATGCCCGTGCAGCCCCTAAAAGTTGTTGCGGTCCTGGTGATGGCCCAGGGCCTCCAGGGCAATGTGATCGCGGGCGGGGGACTCGCCATCGGGGTGGTCATGCTCGCGCTGACACTCACCGGCGCGCTGGACTTCCTGGCGCGGCTGGTTCCGGTGCCGGTGGTGCGCGGAATTCAGTGCGGACTGGGCGTCAAGCTGGCGCTGCTTGCCGCGGGGGACTATGTCATCGGCCATGGCGCGCCGGGCATCCTTATGGCGTTTGCCGCGGTGCTGCTGCTGCCGGTGATGACGGGCCGCCCCAAGATTCCCGCATCGTTGGCCCTTCTGGCGTTGGGCGCGGCGGCGGCATGGCTCGGCGGGGCCGCCAACGGGGCCGGATGGCAACTGCCGCCGGCGGTTCAGCCGTGGTCCCTTCCGTCCACGGCGGACATCTGGGCCGGTTTTATCCTGCTGGCGCTTCCCCAGATTCCCCTGTCGCTGGGCAATTCAGTGCTTGCGACGCGCGAGCTGGCCATGGACTGGTTTCCCGAAGCCCGTGTGTCCGCCAAAAAAATCGGGTTCACGTATTCGCTGTTCAATATTGCCATCGCCTTTGTCGGCGGTGTGCCGGTGTGCCATGGGGCGGGGGGCATCGCGGGGCATTACGCCTTTGGCGCCCGCACCGGGGGTTCCGTGATTGTCTACGGTGGGTTCTTTGCGCTGCTGGGCGCCTGCGCGCTTCTCGGGCTGGGAAATGTTCTGGCGCTGTTTCCGCTCCCCATATTGGGTGTGATTCTGGCCCGGGAAGGGCTCGCGCTCATGGGAAGGGTGCGGGGACTGGGGCATGACCCGGCGGCGCTGGCCACCGCGCTCCTCGTGTGCGTGCTGGCTGTGTTTCTTGCCAACGGGTTCCTGGCGGGCATGGTCGCCGGAACGCTCTTTTTTTGGGCATGCCGCAGGATGAGCATGCCCGGCGCCGCGTTGCCTGAAACGGAAACAGAGTGAGGGGCGCGCATGGGAACAGGTGCTGAGATTCAGATGGAAGACGCCGGGAGCCGGCTGGAACGGCTCCCCGTGGCGCTTGTCGCAGGACACAGCGGCTCCGGCAAGACGACGCTCATCGAGCGGCTCGTGCCCCGGCTGATTGCCGGCGGGCTGAGGGTGGCCGTTGTCAAGCATGACGCGCACGGGCTGAACCTGGACCATCCGGGAAAGGACAGCGACCGGTTTTTCCGCGCGGGCGCGGCGGTGCTGGCCGGGGGACCGGGCGAGACCTTTCTCCGCATGCCGGGCACATGGGATTTGGAGGACGCCGCGCGCCGTCTGCTGCGGTCGAATGACCTGGTGCTTGTGGAGGGGCACAAAAACACGCGGGGACCCCTAAAAATCTGGCTGCGCGGCGGGGGAGAGGACGCGCCGCCGCCGGAGGCCGGGGACGCCGTGATGTGTCTTGACCGGAACGAGCCGCGCGTTGCGATTGTCCACCGTTTTCTTCTGGAGTGGCTGGCGCGCCAATGGCTGCGCACCCCCGTGCGGGCGGGCGTTCTCATCGGCGGGAAGTCCTCGCGGATGGGCTCGCCGAAGCATCTGCTCCGCCACGGGGGGAAAAGCTGGGCGGCGCGTGTGGCGGCGGCCTTCGCCGGACACGCCGACTCCATCGTCCTGCTTGGGGCGGGGGACGCCCCCCCAGAGTTGGGTGAGTGCCCGCGGCTGCCGGATGTGCCCGGGTGCGCGGGCCCCATTGCGGGCATGCGCGCGGCCATGCGCTGGGACCCGGACGCGTCATGGATATTCGCGCCCTGCGACATGCCCCTTCTCACACCGGAAACCGTCGCCTGGATGCTTGCTCGGCGGAAGCCCGGAAGATGGGCGGTGATGCCCCGCCAAAGCCGTCAGGAACCGGCCGAGCCGCTGTTTGCCTGGTACGACTTCCGCGCGGCGGAATTGATGGAAAAGGTGTTAGCCCCGAGGGAATTGGCCGGATGGTCCCGCTCCCACACCGCGCTGATCCCGGGCGCGTTGGGGCGGGCGCTGAAAAACATGAACACGCCGCATGACGCCGAAGGGCTCAGGGGCGCCCAGGACGGCCGCAACGCCCCGGCGGCGGCCGCGGGAGGTTTCTGACATGCGCAAACTGTCGCATTTGAACAGCCAGGGCCGCGCCGTCATGGTGGATGTGGGGAACAAGGAGGTCCAGCGGCGAAACGCCGTAGCCGGGGGGAAGATCCGTCTGGCCGGGGAAACGGTGGCGCTTATCCGGGACAGTCTTCTGAAGAAAGGGGACGTTTTGTGTGTCGCGGAAATCGCGGGGATACAGGCGGCCAAGCGGACCGCCGGCTTGATCCCACTCTGCCATCCGCTACCCCTGACGGACATCAAAGTGACCGCGACCCTGGAGGATGACGGGGTTAGGGTGACGGGGAGTGTGTCCTGTCTGGGGAGGACGGGCGTGGAGATGGAGGCGCTCACCGCCGTCAGCGCCGCGCTGCTGACGGTGTATGACATGTGCAAGGCCGTTGACAAGCACATGGTGATCGGGGACATCGCCCTTTTGAAGAAGACCAAGCAACCGGCTGGAGGGCGCTGAGTCATGGCGGTTCACGCGCGGGAAAGTGTTTTTGCGGCAGCGGCCAGGGGGACGGTGGCGTCATTAAACGTCTCGGAGTCCAAGGGCACCTGCAAAACGCCGGTTTCCGAGGTGCAGGTGACGGAGCTGGGGTTTGCCGGGGACGCCCATGCGGGCGGCTGGGGCAGGCAGGTCAGCCTGCTCTCCCTGGAAAGCGTGGGGCGCTTCGGCGGCATCGTCGGAAAAGAGTACAAGCCGGGCGATTTTGCCGAGAACATCACAACCATGGGGCTTGCGCTGGAAAAGACGGCCCTGCTTGACCGGTTCAGCGCCGCCGATGTGGAGCTTGAAGTCACCCAGTTGGGCAAAAAATGCCACGGCAAGGGCTGCGCCATCTTCCAGGGGGCGGGCAAATGCCTGATGCCCACGGAGGGGATTTTCACCCGCGTGCGAAGGGGCGGAACCCTGCGCGGGGGGGATGAGATACTCCACCACCCCAAACGGCTTCGTGTCCGTGTGATCACCCTGAGCGACCGCGCAAGCCGCGGGGTGTATGAGGACCGGAGCGGGCCCAGGATTGTGGAGCTGCTGGGAAGCCTGTTTGGCGGAAAACCGTGGGAAATGGACACGGACACGCGGCTGCTGCCGGACGACCCGCGGCTGCTGGACGAGGAACTGCGCGGGGCCTGCCTGGACGGCCTGGACGCGGTGTTCACCACCGGCGGCACGGGAATCGGGCCCAGGGACTGGACCCCCGATGTGGTCACCGCCATGGCCGACAAGACGATACCGGGGATCATGGAGGCCGTCCGGATGAAATACGGCGCGGAAAACCCCGCCGCACTGCTCAGCCGGTCCGTGGCCGCAGTCGCGGGCGCCACCCTGATTTACACGCTTCCCGGCTCCGTCCGGGCCGTGGAGGAATACCTGGGCGAAATCGCCAAGACCTTTAATCATCTTCTTCTGACCGTCCACGGCATTGACAGCCACTGACGGCCCTTCGGCAACCATGGGCAACAGACCATCACCGGGCTCCGGCGCGGGAAGACACTTTCAGGAAAGCACGACGCATGGCGGCGGCGGCCAAAACAGTCAAATCGGTTGAGTCCGGCATGTTGCGCGACGGATGCGGCCGCGTTCATGACTATCTGCGCATTGCCGTGACGGACCGGTGCAACCTGCGGTGCCTGTACTGCATGCCCTCCGGTGTCAAATGCGCGGCGCCGGCCGAAACGCTGCTCACGGATGATGAGATTGTCCGGATCAGCCGCCTGTTCGCGCGGCTCGGGGTGGTCAAAATCCGCCTGACCGGCGGGGAGCCGCTGCTGCGGCCGGGGATTTCCGGCCTTGCGGCCAGACTCGCCGCCGTTTCCGGCATACACACGGTCGCCGTGACGACCAACGGGCTGCGCCTCGCCGAAAAGGTCCGCGCGCTCCGGGACGCCGGCGTGCGCGGAATCAATGTGAGCCTGGACAGTCTGCGCCCGGAGCGTTTCCGGCGGATTGCCGGCCATGACGGCCTGGCGCGCGTGCTGGACGGAATCGCGGCGGCGCTTGACTGCGGGATTCAGCCCCTCAAAATCAACATGGTGGTGATGGGCGGGCTGAACGACGATGAATTGTTGGACTTTGTGGAGCTCACCCGCAACAGCCCGGCATGCGTCAGGTTTATCGAGTTCATGCCGTTTCCGGGAAATCCCTGGTGCGACGCGCAGGTGGTCCCCCATGCGGCCATGCGGAAAGCCATCGAGTCCCGGCACCCCCTTGAGACGGTTTCCGGCACAGTCCGGGGGCGGGTCGCGAAAGAGTTCAGGGTGCCCGGTTTCAGGGGGTCCCTCGGCTTCATCACGCCGATGACGGACCATTTCTGCGGGGGCTGCTCCAGGCTCCGGCTCACTGCGGACGGTTCCCTGAAGACCTGCCTTTTTCATGCGCCCGAATTCAGCCTGCGCGACGCGATGCGCGGCGGGGCGGATGACGGGGACCTGGCGGACATGGTCCAGAGCGCGCTGAAGGGCAAGCCGCGCGCCCATGCGGAGGGCGCCGTCCTGGTCGCGGGGGGAGGCAGGAGCATGTTTCAGATTGGCGGTTGACGGGCATTGGGTTGATTCGCGCGCAAGGAGCCGGACAATGAAAAAAATGGTTCATCCTGACGAGGCGCTGGAAATGGTTCTAGCCGCCGCAAAACCAATGGCGCCCGCCCGCGTTCCCATTGAAAACGCAGCGGGGCTGGTTCTGGCCGAGGAGGTCGTCGCGGACCGCCCCTACCCCCCTTTCGACAGGGTGATGATGGACGGTTATGCCGTCCGCCTTGCGGATGCGGGCAAAAGTGTTCAGGTGGGCGGGGAGGTTCGGGCGGGCGGCGCCGGGACGGTTGAAGTGGCATCCGGCAGGGCTGTGCGTGTCATGACCGGCGCGCCGTGCCCGCCCGGAACGGAGACGGTGGTCCCCGTGGAGGAGGTGGAGGAATCCGGCGCGGAGGCCATGCTTCCCGGCGGCCTGGAGCCGGGAAAGCATATTGCGCCCATGGGAAGCGAGTGCGGACAGGGGGAGGTTGTCGCCCGGAAAGGCTGGGAGATCACCCCGCTGGTGGTCGCAAATCTCGCCGCATACGGGTACACGGGCATTGGCGTCATTTCCCCCCCCGTGTGCGCTTTGGTCACCACGGGGGATGAGATTGTCCAGTGGGGGAGCGCCCCGGCGGCCCATCAGATTCGCAACGCCAACGCCCCCATGCTGGCGGTCCAACTGCGGGCGGCGGGCGTGCGGAAAATACTGCGCGGACACGCCGGCGACAGCATGGGGCAGTTGCGGGCGATGATGGCCCACACCGGACAGGCCGATGTCGTGGTGATTTCGGGCGGCGTCTCCATGGGGGCCTACGACATGGTGCCGGACGCGCTTCGCGGGCATGGCGTGGAGGTCCATTTTCACAAGGTGTCCCAAAAACCGGGAAAGCCGCTCCTGTTCGGCTCGAAAGACGGACGCCTGTACTTCGGGCTTCCGGGCAACCCCCTGGCGTGCCATGTGTGCCTCCACCGTTACGTGGTTCCGGCGGTCAGGAAAATGATGGGCAGGCCGGAAAGGGCGTGCGCGGTGCGGGGAAGGCTTGCGGCCCCACTTGCGAAGAACGGGGCGCGGACGCTGTTCCAGCTTTGCAGCACGGAATGGGACGGACGGCAATGGACAGTCACGCCGCTGGCGGGACGGGGTTCGGCGGACATCCATGCCGCCGCCCGCGCCAATTCATGTGTGCGCCTGGAGCCCGGCGCCCCGCAGCTCGCCTGCGGGGCGGAGGTGGAGGCGCAAATGACCGCGCCCGCGTTGTAGGCGGGGCGCGGCCGGGGCATTCCGCAACGGGGATGGGCGGGCGAAACGGCGCGCGATTTCAACATCCGGACAGGGCTTGTTTTTCCACGGAAAATAGTGGATAATAACATCCATAATAAGGCGGCGGGTGTGCAGGACGGTGAACACGGTCCCGTGGCCGCGGCGCCGCCCAAGCCAAATCCGTCCGGGAGAGGGTCGGTCCATGAACGGCACAATGCTTGTTGATTCGGGTCCAACGGCCAAGGAAGATTTTTACACGGGCCGCGACAGTTGCGGTCCGGCGCGGCGGACACGCGGCGAACTGGAAACACTTCTTCTGGACCATGTCGAGATGCTGTATCTCATCGCCCTCCGTTTTGCGGGGGACCGGCAGCGTGCGGGCAGCCTCGTTTCACGGACGATAGCGGCCGCGCTTCAGGCCCCGGAGCTCAACCAGCGCTTCACGCTTCCAAAGCCCTGGCTCATCTCAAAACTCAGGCAACTGCACTGCGGGCATTAGCCGGGCCCGCCACTCGGCGTTGAATCCGGAGGAGGCATGTCAACACATGGACAGGGTGGACGAGATGGGAGAGTTCACTAAAAAACCTCACAACTGGGCCTTGTTCACCAGTTCCGCGCACTCGGGGTAATCCCAGGGGATTTCGGGGTAGTCCTGCCACATGCGCACGTCGCGGGTGAGTAGTCCGTACATGTCGGGACGGCGCTGGTGCATGGTGCGCAGGTGCTTGCGCTTCCAGCGCAGTTCGGCGAGGTTGACGGCGGCGCTGACGCAGGAGTCGCCCTGTTTCTTGATGCGGGGATAGAGGCGCATCTGCTCGTGGGGGTCGCTGTAACCGCCAACGGGGGCCACGCAGCCGGGTCCGGCGAATCCGGTGTTGAAGCCCGCGGTGATGTTGCCGCCGACCACGCATCCGTAGCACTGGGCGGCCATGATGCAGTGCGAGTCCTCGATCATGCCGTCCCGGCCGTTGATCCACAGGATGATTTCCGCGCCCATGTAGGAGGTGCAGCCCCAGGCCTCGGGGAAGTAGCCGTCGTAGCACTGCAGTATGCCCACGGGGCCGAAGTCGAGGTGGAACACCTTGAACTCGCTCCCGAGCACGCCCTGCGCCTCGCTGGCAGAGTCTCCGATGGGCGGCCAGAAATGCGGCGCGGGCCCGGACGCCGGATGGCTCTTCAGGTACCGCCCCACGAGGCTGCCGCCCCGGTCCACCACCCACGCGCTGGTGGACCACTTGTCCCCGTGCGCCTCGACGCAGCCGGTGATTGCGTTGATGCGATGCTCCCGCGCCAGGGCGAAGAAGCGCCGCGCCGCGTCGTCCTTCGGGGTGATGCGGTGCCCCAGCACATACTCTGGAAACACCACCAGGTCCGCGCCGATGTCGGCGGCCTGGCGAAAGAAGGCGGGCATCCGCTCGATGGCGGGGGCAATGCCCTCGCCCGCGGTCAACTGCACCAGGGTGATGATTGCGCTGTCGCGCGTGCCCAGCGGGGCATCCGCCTCTTTGTTGGGGGCCGCACCGGCGGCGGCCATGCCCGCACCGGCGGCCATGCCCGCGCCCGCCGTCATGAACCCGCGCCGGGTCAGGGAACTGTCTTTTGGGGGCTGCTGTTGTCGGCTCATGGGGCTTTCTCCTTGTTGCCGTGTCATCATAACGGAAAAAGTGGCGGGGCTGCGGTCTGCATGCCATAGCATGGACGGGGTGGACGGATGGGACGGGAAGAGAAACCACCGCAAGGAGCGAAGGGAACACGAAGAGGGGGAGGTTGGAGAAGGGGAGGATTGGCCACAAAAGGCACAGGAAGTACAAAAAAAAGGGGAACGGGACAGGGTGGACAGGAGACGCCGCAAATCACCGGCGGGAATGTCCCTGTCACGTCACCCGTACCAGGGACGTTTGCGGTCTTTGAGGTTGGCCAGCACGTCGAGGGCGGTGTTGACGTTGTTGACCACCTGGAAATCAAACATGCCCACGCAGAGGAAGTCGGCGCCGTGCTGGAGCGCCCAGTTGAACCCGTCCCGGGGGTCAATGGCGCCCGCCGCGAGGACCTTGAACCCCATGACGGGGATTTTGGCGCGCTCGACAAAGGCCACGTCCTTTTCGGGGAAGGCGCAGAACATGTTGTCGTGGTACTTGTTGTGGTCGGGGGAGTTTCCACCCATCACCTCGTAGGAGGTCCGGTTTTCTACGGGATGGGCCGACCAGTACCGGTCATGGTGCAGGGTCTTCATGTAGTAGTCCGGAACCAGGCCCTGCTCCTCGCAGCGTATGAGGCCCTCGACGGAGTGCGCGCCCAGGCCGGCCACATAGCCCTGGCCGCGTATCTTGTCCATCATCTTCGCGATCACATCAAGCTGGTTGTCCCGGGACAGCACGTCCACCCAGTTCCCCTGAATCTGGAGGATGTCCGCCCCACAGTCCATGGCGGCGTTAATCTCGCGGAAGTAGTCGTTCTTCTCCATGTCGGGGGCCACCTGGGAAATGACCGTCATCTTGCTTCCCGTGGTCTTCTTGTACTTCTGGAGCACGGGGTTGGAGGGCCACCCGATGTTGATGGTGTTGATGCCCGCCTGCTCCGCCAGCATCAGGGTCTCAAAGATTTTCTTTTCCGTGTTGTACGCCAGGGAGAGGGCGGGCACATAAATCAGGTCGCGCGAGTGCGCCCAGCCGCCGATCAGGTTGCCCCCCATGACCAGCCGGCTGATCTCGAAATTGCCGATTTTCCCCTTTGGCAGGGTTCCGGCCAGGCTGCCGATGGACGGCACCTCCAGTTTGATGGTCGCCCCGGAGAACCCGTCCACACCGGTGTCCTGAAGTTCCCGGGACGCGCCGTATCCCATGACGCCGAGCACGGGCAGCGCGGCGAGGTGCTTCAGCGCCTCGCGGCGCGATTCGCCCGCGGCCTCCCCCGAACCGGCCGCCCGCCGCCGCCTGATGATGCCCGCCAGCCCATGCAGTCCGTACCCCCGCTCCCCGATGAAAAGGAGCGCCGCCAGCGCCAGGGCCTCGACAACATTCCTGTTCACCAGGTAAAGGGCGCCCTCCGTGCCGTCCGCATGAGCGCCGCCAAAGGGGGGGTAGGCGAGGTAGTACAGCGCCAGCAGGGCGATGCCGGATACGGCGGCAAACCGGACCGCGACCCCCGCGAACAGCGCAAGGCCTATCAGGATTAGGCCGTACATGTTCAGCCGGTCCACCACGGCCAGGACCGCTTCGGTCGAGGCCATCCAGTGATACAGCCCCGACAGGGGCCCCCGGGCGTTTGCGAGAAAGCCTTTGGCGGTCCAGCCGGCGGATGCCCACTTTGACACCCCCTCGTACAGAAAATGCCAGCCAATGGCGCAGCGCAGGAAGGTTACCGCCACTTTTTCCCATCCGGAAGCGTTGTCACGAGTCATGGGGAAGGTCCCGCCTTGTGGCGCGCGCGGCGCCGGTTTTAGTTCACTGCACTGGCTCCGTTGCGGGTTGCTGCGGCACGTTGCCGTCGCATTCCGTCAGCACCCCCCGCCAGAACGCCTGTTCCTCTTCAAGACCGGCGGGCCAGGCCACCGCCAGTTTCTCCACAGCCGTGTCGGATCGGCCCATCCGAGCCAGCAGCATCATGCGGCGGGGAAGGGTTCCGCCGTCCCCCTCCGCCTCCAGCCACTGGTATTCCGCGTCCATGTCCGCCAGCACCTCCGTGAAGGGCGGTTTCGGCGACAGGGCGTGCCGGGGCGGCGCGTCCGGCGCCATTTCCGCCGCCATCTGCCAAGGCCACAAGGCACTGCTGTGTTTTCCGGCCCGCCATCGGGCATCCCCCAGGGCATGCCAAAGCTCCGGCCAAACGAACGCCTCTATGGACGCATTTGTGCAGGTGTCCAGCAACTCAAGCGCAGCGGCAAAGTCGCCGCGTCCATAAGCCGCGCGGGCCATGCTAAAAAGGGCCACCGAGCCGGGGATTTCGACCACCCCGGCGCCGGGCAGCCGCTCCAGCAGAAAGCCGAGGTCCGCCGCCTTCACGGCCTCGCCGTAATAGGGCAGATGTTTAATGGGCTCTCCCACCTCGGACAAAGCGAACATGTCCTTAATTTTCTCGATGGACTGGACGGGGTCCAGGATGCGCGGATGTTCTTTTGCCGCCCCGGTAATGTCCAGAGCCTCCCGGTATTTCACCTCCGCGCCGTCCCAGTCGCCGCGCAGTTCCGCCGCCATGCCCCCCTCAAGGGCCTTGGCGTAGGCGTCCACCCGGGCGATGGTCCGGTGGTACTGGGTGATGTTCCAAGCCACAAGCGCCGCGAGCGCCGCCGTCCCCAGCGCGACGCCCCAGGGCCGCCTTTTGGTGTGGCACGGGCGTCCCGCCCGTGAAAAAACATGTCCAAGATTGGTCTGCGCGGTCTCCGCCTCCTGCGGGGCGCAGGGCGCGGCCAGCATGGCGGCCAGCACGGGAAAGAGGGAGAGCGCCTGGAAGGGCTGGATGGCCAGCATCCAGAAGAGGACCGCCGCCGTCGCGGCAAGGACCATGCCCAGCCGCCGCCGTTCCGGATCGTCCGAGCGCAGCAGCCCTGTCCAGATGCGGCGGAAGAGGGCGCCCCAGAACCAGAAGTACCCCGCGAGCCCCAGGATGCCCGTCTCGAAGAGCATCAGGAAGGGCATGCTGTGAATGGCGGTGCCCATCCACAGGCGCGGGTCCGCCGCCCGGCCGATGACCTCAGGCGCCGCCCCCAGCCCGCAGCCCAGGAACCAGAACTCCGGCAGGAGTTTCCACGCCAGGCCGAACACGTAGAGCCGTGAACGGTACGAGGGGTCGGGGCTGTTGAACCCGCGCAGGGCGCGGAAGACGAGCATCTCCAGATAGCCCCCGGCGTGGAGGAGCGCCACCGCGGCCAGCGCAACGGACAGCGCCAGCCCCGCCGTCCGCCACGGGTGGCGCCGCCCCGCCGCGCGGAAACGCCATGCCAGCGCCGCCGCGCCCAGCGCCGCCACGGCGATGAGTCCGCTCCGCGAGAAAGAGACCAGCACGCCCCCGGCCAGCAGCGCGACCATCAAGACTGGAACGGCAAAGCGCGGAAGGCCGCCCCCGTCGCCGCGCCGCATGAAGAGCAGCGCCGCGGCGGGCAGGGAGAGCAGCATGGGCAGGATGGCCTGGTTGAAGTCCGGCGTGGCCGCCGCGATGCGGACAAAGGCGCCGAAGCGCACGTCCTCCGTGAGGCGCCGCCCGAAATACTCCTGGGTGCCCGCCAGGGCCGGGGTGAGCCATCCCGCCGCGCAGGCCAAGGCCAGCGCCGCCACCAGCGCGGCGGAGCAGGCGAGGAGCCGCCATGCGGCGGCGTTGTCCTCCGGGCTGCGGAGCAGCGGCAGGGCGGCCAGGAAAAGCGCCAGATAAAAACCGTACTGTTCGAGCAGTCCCATGGTGGCGTGGATGTCATGGGAATGCACGGCGGACTGGGCGCAGGCGAGGGCCAGCAGCAAAATGGGGCCGATGAACCCACGAATGGCCAGAAAGTAGTCGCGGCCATATTTCTGAAGCATGGATTCTTGCCGCCATTCGCCCCCGACGGAGAGGATGACCCCCGCCGCCGCGGCATAGACGGCTGTGCCGACGAAGGGCAGCCGCTGGAAAATTTCCCACGGCCACGCCAGGAGAAACAGGGCCAAACAGAGCCCGCCCACGCCGGGAAAGAGCGGCGTGTTCAACAGCCGTGCGAGGCGGCCCCCCGCAACCGTGTCACTGTGCGGCGTCACCCGCGCTCTCCCCGGCGGAGGCTATCTCGGCCCGGAGCAACCGGGCCGCCTCCGCCATTTCCACCCCGTTCCGCGCCGTGTACTCGTCCAGCAGGCGCAGCGCCCCCGCGCTGTCGCCCCGGTTGTGCAGCAGTTTCGCCGCATGGTACGCGTTTCTGCCGCGCGGCGCCGCCGCATGGCCGCGCCGGTAGGCCGCCAGCGCGTCGTCGGGCCGGTCCAGCGCCTCCAGCGCCTGGCCCGCATGCCACCAGGCCGACGCCTGGTCGCCCGCGTTGCCCGCCTGTTCCGCCGTTTTCGCCCACGCCTCCGCCGCCTGCACCGTCTCTTCGGGGCGCATCGCGGCGCCCAGGGCCTGGCACAGGAAGGCGTGCGCGGGAAGGTAGTCCGGATTCTCCGCCACGCACTCGCGGAGCGCGTCCACGGCCTCCTCCGGGCGGTTCTCGCGCAACAGCAGCTCGCCCAGCCAGCGCTGCGCCCATTTCCGCTGGTCCCGGCTTTCAAAGGTCATGCCCAGGGCCTTGCGGTAGCCCTCAATCGCCGCCTCCGCCAGCCCGCCCTGCTCCATCGCCCGCGCGCGGGCCGTCTCGATGTCCCCCAGCCGCCCGCTCATCCGGTCGGCGACGGCGCCGCCGTAATTTCCCAGGAGCCACACCGCCGCCGCCAGCGCCACAAAGGCCGCCGCGCCCAGCACCGCCAGCC contains:
- a CDS encoding transporter, with translation MLTDCLTGIRPKPRTVKGKPWPGGISFGRGEWSGAFGDIGTDLPLLVGVILVSGMGPGRVLLVFGLAQILSGLVYRMPMPVQPLKVVAVLVMAQGLQGNVIAGGGLAIGVVMLALTLTGALDFLARLVPVPVVRGIQCGLGVKLALLAAGDYVIGHGAPGILMAFAAVLLLPVMTGRPKIPASLALLALGAAAAWLGGAANGAGWQLPPAVQPWSLPSTADIWAGFILLALPQIPLSLGNSVLATRELAMDWFPEARVSAKKIGFTYSLFNIAIAFVGGVPVCHGAGGIAGHYAFGARTGGSVIVYGGFFALLGACALLGLGNVLALFPLPILGVILAREGLALMGRVRGLGHDPAALATALLVCVLAVFLANGFLAGMVAGTLFFWACRRMSMPGAALPETETE
- the mobB gene encoding molybdopterin-guanine dinucleotide biosynthesis protein B, with the translated sequence MGTGAEIQMEDAGSRLERLPVALVAGHSGSGKTTLIERLVPRLIAGGLRVAVVKHDAHGLNLDHPGKDSDRFFRAGAAVLAGGPGETFLRMPGTWDLEDAARRLLRSNDLVLVEGHKNTRGPLKIWLRGGGEDAPPPEAGDAVMCLDRNEPRVAIVHRFLLEWLARQWLRTPVRAGVLIGGKSSRMGSPKHLLRHGGKSWAARVAAAFAGHADSIVLLGAGDAPPELGECPRLPDVPGCAGPIAGMRAAMRWDPDASWIFAPCDMPLLTPETVAWMLARRKPGRWAVMPRQSRQEPAEPLFAWYDFRAAELMEKVLAPRELAGWSRSHTALIPGALGRALKNMNTPHDAEGLRGAQDGRNAPAAAAGGF
- the moaC gene encoding cyclic pyranopterin monophosphate synthase MoaC, which gives rise to MRKLSHLNSQGRAVMVDVGNKEVQRRNAVAGGKIRLAGETVALIRDSLLKKGDVLCVAEIAGIQAAKRTAGLIPLCHPLPLTDIKVTATLEDDGVRVTGSVSCLGRTGVEMEALTAVSAALLTVYDMCKAVDKHMVIGDIALLKKTKQPAGGR
- a CDS encoding molybdenum cofactor synthesis protein, producing MAVHARESVFAAAARGTVASLNVSESKGTCKTPVSEVQVTELGFAGDAHAGGWGRQVSLLSLESVGRFGGIVGKEYKPGDFAENITTMGLALEKTALLDRFSAADVELEVTQLGKKCHGKGCAIFQGAGKCLMPTEGIFTRVRRGGTLRGGDEILHHPKRLRVRVITLSDRASRGVYEDRSGPRIVELLGSLFGGKPWEMDTDTRLLPDDPRLLDEELRGACLDGLDAVFTTGGTGIGPRDWTPDVVTAMADKTIPGIMEAVRMKYGAENPAALLSRSVAAVAGATLIYTLPGSVRAVEEYLGEIAKTFNHLLLTVHGIDSH
- the moaA gene encoding GTP 3',8-cyclase MoaA, whose translation is MAAAAKTVKSVESGMLRDGCGRVHDYLRIAVTDRCNLRCLYCMPSGVKCAAPAETLLTDDEIVRISRLFARLGVVKIRLTGGEPLLRPGISGLAARLAAVSGIHTVAVTTNGLRLAEKVRALRDAGVRGINVSLDSLRPERFRRIAGHDGLARVLDGIAAALDCGIQPLKINMVVMGGLNDDELLDFVELTRNSPACVRFIEFMPFPGNPWCDAQVVPHAAMRKAIESRHPLETVSGTVRGRVAKEFRVPGFRGSLGFITPMTDHFCGGCSRLRLTADGSLKTCLFHAPEFSLRDAMRGGADDGDLADMVQSALKGKPRAHAEGAVLVAGGGRSMFQIGG
- a CDS encoding molybdopterin molybdotransferase MoeA; this encodes MKKMVHPDEALEMVLAAAKPMAPARVPIENAAGLVLAEEVVADRPYPPFDRVMMDGYAVRLADAGKSVQVGGEVRAGGAGTVEVASGRAVRVMTGAPCPPGTETVVPVEEVEESGAEAMLPGGLEPGKHIAPMGSECGQGEVVARKGWEITPLVVANLAAYGYTGIGVISPPVCALVTTGDEIVQWGSAPAAHQIRNANAPMLAVQLRAAGVRKILRGHAGDSMGQLRAMMAHTGQADVVVISGGVSMGAYDMVPDALRGHGVEVHFHKVSQKPGKPLLFGSKDGRLYFGLPGNPLACHVCLHRYVVPAVRKMMGRPERACAVRGRLAAPLAKNGARTLFQLCSTEWDGRQWTVTPLAGRGSADIHAAARANSCVRLEPGAPQLACGAEVEAQMTAPAL
- a CDS encoding carbon-nitrogen hydrolase family protein, which translates into the protein MSRQQQPPKDSSLTRRGFMTAGAGMAAGAGMAAAGAAPNKEADAPLGTRDSAIITLVQLTAGEGIAPAIERMPAFFRQAADIGADLVVFPEYVLGHRITPKDDAARRFFALAREHRINAITGCVEAHGDKWSTSAWVVDRGGSLVGRYLKSHPASGPAPHFWPPIGDSASEAQGVLGSEFKVFHLDFGPVGILQCYDGYFPEAWGCTSYMGAEIILWINGRDGMIEDSHCIMAAQCYGCVVGGNITAGFNTGFAGPGCVAPVGGYSDPHEQMRLYPRIKKQGDSCVSAAVNLAELRWKRKHLRTMHQRRPDMYGLLTRDVRMWQDYPEIPWDYPECAELVNKAQL
- a CDS encoding DoxX family membrane protein, producing the protein MTRDNASGWEKVAVTFLRCAIGWHFLYEGVSKWASAGWTAKGFLANARGPLSGLYHWMASTEAVLAVVDRLNMYGLILIGLALFAGVAVRFAAVSGIALLALYYLAYPPFGGAHADGTEGALYLVNRNVVEALALAALLFIGERGYGLHGLAGIIRRRRAAGSGEAAGESRREALKHLAALPVLGVMGYGASRELQDTGVDGFSGATIKLEVPSIGSLAGTLPKGKIGNFEISRLVMGGNLIGGWAHSRDLIYVPALSLAYNTEKKIFETLMLAEQAGINTINIGWPSNPVLQKYKKTTGSKMTVISQVAPDMEKNDYFREINAAMDCGADILQIQGNWVDVLSRDNQLDVIAKMMDKIRGQGYVAGLGAHSVEGLIRCEEQGLVPDYYMKTLHHDRYWSAHPVENRTSYEVMGGNSPDHNKYHDNMFCAFPEKDVAFVERAKIPVMGFKVLAAGAIDPRDGFNWALQHGADFLCVGMFDFQVVNNVNTALDVLANLKDRKRPWYG